ATTGCCTGCTGGTGAATACGACATCGCGATTCACGCTGCTGGCGATGACGAAGCAGTCTATGAGCAGTCACTTGCAGTAGATGGTGGCGTACATTATACCGTTGCAGCTGTTGACTTCCTTGACGGTGGAGATTTCAGACTCGAAGCATTTGCTGATGACAACACAGTTGATGAAGGCATGACGAAGGTTCGCGTTGGACACATGTCTCCTGATGCTCCTGCAGTTGATGTAGGTCTTGTCGGTGGCGATTCACTGTTCGAAGGTGCTGAATTCTTTGCAGTAACAGACTACCTTGAACTTGACCCGGACACATATGATCTTGAAATCCGTGCAGCAGGTACAGAAGATGCGGTTCTCGATCTTTCCGGAACAACCCTTGAAGCAGATACAGTATACTCTGTTTATGCAGTAGGTGCACTCGATGACCTCGAAGTCGTAGTTGTAGCTGACGAAGCGCACGCTATGCCTGGTGACATGCCGCAAACCGGTATGGGCGGAGCTTCACAGTCCTCTACTATGCTGCCGCTATACTTGAGCCTGTTCGCAGGTGCAGCAGTCATGTTTGTCCTGATCCGCAGACGTTATGCATTTCAAGGATAAATTACTTGTACTGATTGGATTGACCCTGATCCTGACTGTGGTTGCCTGCAGTCAGGATTCAGACAATCCGCAGTATAGTCAAATCGGTGAAGAAGTCAATGAATCTGAGGAAAATGTTGAAGCAGTTGAAGAATCTGAACCGGCCACAGAAGAAAGTGAGTCTGATTCAGAGAATACAACGTCATTGGAAGATGAAGACGTTACACAAGAGGAGTCATCCGTTGTAAAAGCCAGTGAACCTGTTCAGCCAGTTTCATCCGGTCCGAAAGGAATCGATCCATCGGTCATTTCGATTCCGACCATTGATGTCCGAGCTGAGATTGAAGATGTAGGGATTCTTGAAAACGGTCAGATGGGTGTGCCTGATGATGGAGACACCGTCGGCTGGTATCACCGTGGCCCTAAGCCTGGTGCTTCCGGCAATGCCGTAATGGCCGGTCATGTGGATGACCGCAGTGGACCCGCCATTTTTTATGAGCTTGATCAACTTGACCTTGGAGACCGGATTTATATAGAAGACGAAAACGGGAACGAGCTTGAATTTGAAGTCACCCGTATGGAAGTCTATCCGTATGATGATGCACCGATGGATCTGATTTTTGGCGCAACAGCCACTCAACGCCTGAACCTGATCACCTGTACTGGCGAATTCGACAGTAATGCAGGCACACACCGGGAACGGCTTGTCGTATTTACAGAACTGGTACATGAAGATGAAGCCTGAACACGTCCTTTCAGTATGCTGAGGGGCGTGTTTTTGTTTTATCCAAAGGATATTTATGTTAAAATTTAGAAATAAATGATCGTACTTATTTAAAAGGCTCTGTTATCGTTCATTGTTGATTTCATTCGCTCTCGGCGGAAGCTTGCACGAAGTGCAAACAGTATCAGTGCGACAATCGACTCGACAGTGCCTCGTCGTGTCTTACTGTCCCAGGGCTTGCCCTCAACTAACATTCGCTTTGCGAATGTGGATTTTCGGACTGCGCTGATCCCTCGGGCGTCGCCGCCTGTCACTCATTCAATCTGATGATCAACACCAAACTTTAAGATAGCCATTTAAAAAAGGAGGAATCTGATGATTTACTGGAGTTGGAGTTACAAAAAGAAGTTGATATGGAATGCCGTGCAACTGCCTGTCATCCTGTTGCTGGTGATTTGGTTACTCAGTATAGAACGATCAACGCCAACCGTCATTCTATCTTTAGCTGCTTCATCAGTTGCAGTCATTACCCTGGTCCATACCTATAGCAAATGGAATCAGGAAGTATCCTAGACAGACCCAATCCATGTTACCCCACATCTGATGATTTGTTGAATACATACATAAAATAAGAAGATCGATTAAACGAAAAAGGAGACCGGGCAGTTGAAAATACGAGAAGTCGAAGTAACCGATACTGAAAAACTGGCCTTCCTCACTCAAAAAGTCGATGAAAGTTCACAGTATATGCTCTGGGAAGCTGGGGAAAGACAGATCAAAAATGAAAATCAATTAAAGATGATTTCAAGCATGAAAGAGGCTGGAAACTCTACTCTACTTGTTGCTGAAGAAGATGATGACCTCTTTGGGTACTTACTGGCAATTGGCGGGAAGGCAAGGCGAAATAGACATTCTGCTTACGTTGTCGTTGGTGTTTTGAAAGGGTTTAGAGGAAAAGGAATTGGAACGAAGCTATTTGAACAGTTGGAGAAGTGGGCTTTATCCAATCATATTAGCCGGTTGGAACTGACTGTCGTCACTAAGAATGAAGAAGGCTTACGTTTATATAAGAAATCAGGATTTGACATTGAAGGTACAAAAAGAAATTCCTTGAGAATAAATGGTGACTTTGTTGATGAATATTATATGTCTAAACTCTTATGATTTTGCTTATTCAATTTCCAAGGAGGGCAGCGTTGGTGGTGACTCTGGAGGGACGAGCGAAATCCTCAGAACGCGTCCACCAAAAGCGAACCGAAAGTATTCTTTCAGAAGTATTCTTTCAAATGAAAAGATGACTGAAAGAAAGTCCAGTGATCTTAAACCATAAAGTGCAATCCACAGGCTCTCTCCCATCCATGTCTGTTATACTGATGCTACCTATGCATTATGCCGGAAAGGAAGCCAATTGACTATGGATGCCTATCAGAAAAAAATCGTAACCGCCCTCTTAATCGCCACATTTTTAGCCGCCATCGAAGTCACGGTCATCAGTACCGCCATGCCGAGCATAACCCGGGACCTCGGCGGGATGGACATGATCAGCTGGGTCTTTGCAGCTTACCTGTTAACCTACGCCGTCATGACACCGATCTTCGGGAAGCTGGCGGACCTGTTTGGAAGAAAACGGATTTTCATCGTCGGAGTCACGATCTTTCTGATCGGTTCTGCCATGTGCGGTTTTTCCCAATCCATGGAACAGCTCATCTTTTTCCGCGGGATTCAGGGCATTGGTGCCGGTGCTTTGACACCGATGACCTTTACCATTGTCGGCGATATTTTCAAATATGAACAGCGGGCCAAAGCCCAGGCGATTATCGGTTCCATCTGGGGCGTCGCTGGGATCTTCGGTCCGGTCGTCGGGGGATTCTTTGTCGATTTCTTAACGTGGCACTGGATCTTCTTTATCAATATCCCTTTTGGTCTCGTCGCGATGTATCTATTGGGACGAAACCTGAAAGAAAACATTGAGAAGAAAAAACGATCCATTGATTATCTCGGTGCACTTACATTCATGATCGGAACCGGGGCCCTTTTGTATGCTTTATTATCCGGAGGCACTGAAATCCAGTGGACGGATCCGTTGATGGCTGTTCTGCTTGGTATTGCCGCAGTCTTTATTGGTCTCTTCATTCGCATTCAGCTTCGTTTCAGTGAACCGATGGTGCCACTTCATCTTTTAAAAAATAAGCATCTGTTAACGGCCAACCTGGCGAGCCTGATGCTCGGAATGATCCTGATCGGCTTAACCGCCTACTTACCTCTCTGGGTCCAGGGCGTTCTGGGTCTTGCAGCGATCTATTCCGGATTAACCTTGATTCCTATGTCTCTCGGCTGGCCGCTGGCCGCTTTTTGGAGCAGCCGCCTCCTCCAGCAATTCGGAGCCAAACCGGTCTGTATTACCGGAACCGGTTTAATCGCCCTCAGTTCACTGGCACTGACCTTCATCTCACAAACGACACCGAACTGGGTACTGATTGTCATCATGTTCTTCAACGGGATGGGTTTCGGCTTTGCTATGACGATGTTCACCGTCATCGTGCAATCATCCGTCGGCTGGAAGAACCGCGGAGCGGCCTCATCTTCCAATGCCTTTCTGCGAACACTTGGGCAGACGCTGGGGATCACCGTTCTCGGTGCCGTGTTAAACCAATTCATTGCCGGATACGGCAATGACGAAACAGAAGCCCCGACGGCGTTGCTCGCGTCAGGGCTCTCCACGGTATTTCTCTTATTATTCGTGATGGCAACCATCGCTTTCCTTATTACATTCCGGTTGCCGAAAGAAGAACCGGAACATGCCAGAAGCGACTGATCCCGCCCCGTCTGATCAGAGGCGAAGCTTGTTCAGATCGAATGCCGGTACAAGTCCTTCTTTCGCGGCACGGCCAAGCAGGGAGTCCACTGCTTTAAAACCGATGTCACCCAGATCCAGGGAGAACTCGTTGACATACAGATCAATGTGCTGCTTTTGCACGTCCTCGGACATTTCCTGGGCGTGGGCCATGACGTAGGCCGCTGAAGCGTCCGGGTTGTCAAAGGCGTATTTGACTGATGCCCGGATCCAGCCGGTCCACTGCCGGGGATCCACCTGACCCCGCCGGGCAATGATGGCGCCAAGTGGAATCGGTGCTCCTGTGTCCTGTTCCCACCAATCGCCCAGATCCTGCAGCTGATGAAGACCGTATTCAGGATACGTGAAGCGCGCCTCGTGAATCACAAGCCCCGCATCCACCTGTCCGTCCCGCACAGCGGGCATGATCTCGTGAAAGGGTAAAATCACAATCTTCCCCACACCCTCAGGCAGCTTTTGGGAAAGCCAGAGCCGAAACAGCATATACGCTGTGGAACGGTCACTCGGCACCGCCACCGTCTTCCCCTTCAAAAACGAAGCATCCTCCGTTTCATCCCGGGTCAACACAAGCGGGCCAACACCTCTTCCAAGCGCTCCCCCGCAAGGGATCAACTGATAATCATCCACTACATAAGGGAGTGCTGCAAAAGAAATCTTCATAATCTCCGGACCCGTTCTGTCCTGCGCCCAGTAGTTTGTCTTGTCAATGTCCGCATACGTTACATCCATGTCAGGTGCCCCTGCAATCAGTCCGTGGGTCAATGCGTGAAAAATAAACGTATCGTTTGGACACGGTGAAAAAGCGATCTGTTGCATGATTATGTCATCTCCTTTAAGTGTGCTGCGACGGTTGTCAAAGCGGCAAGTGCATCATCCAGACGCCACTCATCCCGCTTCCGTGGACCGACAGGATTTGAAATCGCACGGATTTCAATGGAAGGAAGCCCTGCGGCCTCAGCTGCCGATAACACTGCAAAACCTTCCATCCCTTCGGCAAAGACATCCGGAACGCGTTGGATCGTCTCGTCCAGACGTGCTTTTGTCCCTGTCACCATCGATTGAGTGACAATGATACCTGTATGGTGGTCCATAGAGAGTGATTCATCGATTTGACGAAATAACGCCACATCTGCATCCCGCTTCGAAACGGTAAACCCGAGAGTTTCAATGCGCTCAAATGAACCGTCTGCCTGTTCAAAACCGAGATCCGCCTGCACGGATGCTGAGCCGAGAACCACTTCCCCTATCTTCGCTTTGCCGGGAATGCCTCCTGCGACACCGAGATTCAATACCGCATCATAGCCAGACTCTTCTGAGAGCTCCATCGTTGTCCGGATCGCTGCTTGAACGGGACCAACGCCACAAAGAGCCGTATGAAACCGGGGGTCACCGTTCAATCCAAGCCTGACAGCCTCCAGTTCTTTTTCTACTGATGTGACAATCAAAATCTTCTTCATCCTTTGCCTCCATTACCGGGAAATCCGTTCCCTCAGTGCGTCATACCAGTCTTCTGTCACAGCCGTGTCTTCATGATTCAACCAGACAATCTCATCTTCCAGTTCAATACGTAAAAACGGTGCCTCAGACAAGTCTAAAAACAGCAGCACCGGGCCGTCTTGATCAAGGCGGAACCGGCCCTTCAAATTCCCTGCAATCGATAAGCCATTGGTCCGAAGGGTAATTTCCTGCATCCCGTCTTCAAGCGTGACCTTCTGGATATCTGCATACCCCCATTGGTCACCATACAATCCGGTAATTTCAAAACCTTCTTCACCCGTCTGGAGCTCGTGACCGGACAAACCTGCCACAGCTGCGAATCCAAGAACACCGAGTGTGAAGACAACCGTCACGTGCATCACGATCTTGTTTCGCTTTCTTGTACGCTCGGGTTCTCTGGCAATACCCCGGTAAGCTGTCCCAAAAAGAACGAGGACAAACAGCAGCCACGAGAACAGGTTGATGTTCATGAATCCGGACAGTCCTGCCAGAAAACCAAAAAGGAGCACGGCGCCTGAAACGATCAGACCGCGCCCCGTTACTGTCATATAGCCGGCATCCAACATGGCCTGTTGCTCCTCCTTATCCCTTGAGGAAAAGCCGGAGACAAAACTGTACCTTTTCTTATACAAGATCAGATACCCAAACAAAAACATCAAGCCCGCAATCAACAGCGAGATGATCTGATACATTACCATAATTTTTCCTCATCTCCCTGATACATCCGGAACATCCGGCTGTATTCATCCGCCAGTTCCCTGCGAAGGGACACGGGTGAGAGTACTTCCGCATCCGGACCGAATGAACGGACCCAGCGAAGGAATTCCTGCCGGCTTCCGACGGTTACTTTCAGTGTCAATGTCCCGTCTTCTTCATTGAATTTCTTTGTCTCCACGTAGAACTCTTCCTCGTCCACATACTTTGCTGCTTCCGGTGAGAAACGAACCACGATTTCAAAAGGATCTTCCTCCTCCATGATCGACCAGCGCTGTTTCAAAAACGTATCGATGGAGAATGCTTTCGGGATGGCGAACCCGACATCCGTCACCTTTGCCTCCTCAAACCGGTTCAGTCGGAATACCCGGATGCCTTGACGCATCCTGCAGTAGGCGACGAGATACAGATGCCCTTCCCGTGGCACGAGATAATACGGTTCGAGGCGCCGTTCGGACCATTCCGAGCGGTGCATCGCATAGTACCGGACGTCCACGCACAGGTTCTCACTCATCGCTTGAATCAGGGCGGGCATGATCCGTGCCTGCACCGCGTCTTCCGTTCTTGCATGCAGACGGATCCGCTCGGCGATGGCCGGATTCGGCGTTTCACCGGTGGCCATACGCATCACTTTTTCCAACCCCGTCCGGTAGGAACGGTGAAACGGATGCTCCTTTGACGTAATCCCCGTAGAGAGCAGCGGATACAACGTCAAGGAAAGCCACTCATCCTTTGTGAGTTTGCTTTTCACCTGCATGTTCGGAATCAAAAGCCGGTAGCCTTCCCTGCCCTGGGCCTGAATTTCATGACCCTGCGTCTGGAGAAATTGAATATCCCGGTAGATCGTCCGCTTCGTCGTCTGACAATGATCCGCGAGGTCGTTCGCTGTCACCGTGTCGTGGTTTGACAAGTGGTGCATGATGTAAAAGAGTCGCTCGGACTTATTGAACGTGGCTTCTGTCATCGTACATATCCCCTTTTCCGTTCATTCGTCTGCCGACTCCATTTTACCACAATCATACAGATTACCGGGTTTGAATTTCTCTAGGCAAACAATACCAGTCCGAAAAAGATTCCGTAAGACGCCACAATCGCAGCGATGCTGACCCGGAGGATCAACCGGACCGTTTTCGGCTGCAGTGGACCCTGGTATTTCGCCATCCAGCCGCTTTTTTTCTGTTTATTGCGGTAGAGGACTGTGACAAGTCCAAGCACGCCTAACGCCTGTAAGAGGAAAAACCATGTCCGAAGCATTTCACTATCTCCGAAGACGGCGTCTGTGCCTCCGAAGAAATCAATGATCAATGAATTAATAATGGAATACCCGACCAGCGCAAAAAATAAGATGAAAATGATTCTGATGACCTCAAAGATAAACGTTACTGTATCCTTCACTGTTCTTCCTGCCTTTCGATGCGGGTGATCTCGTTATATCCTGAGAGCACAACTCTGTCCGGCGCCTGGATCCACAAGATTGGTTTTGCCGAGGATGCTGTTAAGCCTCCTCCACTGAACATGCCATAATCGGCAGCTTCTGTTGTAAACTGCTTCACAGCAAACATCGGCTCGATGGATGACATTTCCAAAGGCCGGTCTTCAAACACGGTCCAGAGGCTGTTCGTTACCAGTTCAAGGGATCCTTCTGGAAGCAAATCCGTGACCACCCGTTCATTAAACTCACTATGAGGATACACGAAGATGACCGAGATGTCATCTCCATAATCGGGATCAATGTCCAAAACGACATGGGTCTGCGGGGCATAATCCGTACCGTTCCTGATTTCAAGCTCTTCTGAAAACGCACTCCGCGCAAAGGTCCCCTCCATCGTCCTGTATTCATTT
This Salisediminibacterium beveridgei DNA region includes the following protein-coding sequences:
- a CDS encoding DUF4397 domain-containing protein, which gives rise to MSLKKWLMSSLAMLLMLSMFAGTAFADNHGDDNAMVRILHASPDAPAVDIYVNGDLTVEDAAFKDITGYLELPAGEYDIAIHAAGDDEAVYEQSLAVDGGVHYTVAAVDFLDGGDFRLEAFADDNTVDEGMTKVRVGHMSPDAPAVDVGLVGGDSLFEGAEFFAVTDYLELDPDTYDLEIRAAGTEDAVLDLSGTTLEADTVYSVYAVGALDDLEVVVVADEAHAMPGDMPQTGMGGASQSSTMLPLYLSLFAGAAVMFVLIRRRYAFQG
- a CDS encoding class F sortase, yielding MHFKDKLLVLIGLTLILTVVACSQDSDNPQYSQIGEEVNESEENVEAVEESEPATEESESDSENTTSLEDEDVTQEESSVVKASEPVQPVSSGPKGIDPSVISIPTIDVRAEIEDVGILENGQMGVPDDGDTVGWYHRGPKPGASGNAVMAGHVDDRSGPAIFYELDQLDLGDRIYIEDENGNELEFEVTRMEVYPYDDAPMDLIFGATATQRLNLITCTGEFDSNAGTHRERLVVFTELVHEDEA
- a CDS encoding GNAT family N-acetyltransferase; amino-acid sequence: MKIREVEVTDTEKLAFLTQKVDESSQYMLWEAGERQIKNENQLKMISSMKEAGNSTLLVAEEDDDLFGYLLAIGGKARRNRHSAYVVVGVLKGFRGKGIGTKLFEQLEKWALSNHISRLELTVVTKNEEGLRLYKKSGFDIEGTKRNSLRINGDFVDEYYMSKLL
- a CDS encoding MDR family MFS transporter — protein: MDAYQKKIVTALLIATFLAAIEVTVISTAMPSITRDLGGMDMISWVFAAYLLTYAVMTPIFGKLADLFGRKRIFIVGVTIFLIGSAMCGFSQSMEQLIFFRGIQGIGAGALTPMTFTIVGDIFKYEQRAKAQAIIGSIWGVAGIFGPVVGGFFVDFLTWHWIFFINIPFGLVAMYLLGRNLKENIEKKKRSIDYLGALTFMIGTGALLYALLSGGTEIQWTDPLMAVLLGIAAVFIGLFIRIQLRFSEPMVPLHLLKNKHLLTANLASLMLGMILIGLTAYLPLWVQGVLGLAAIYSGLTLIPMSLGWPLAAFWSSRLLQQFGAKPVCITGTGLIALSSLALTFISQTTPNWVLIVIMFFNGMGFGFAMTMFTVIVQSSVGWKNRGAASSSNAFLRTLGQTLGITVLGAVLNQFIAGYGNDETEAPTALLASGLSTVFLLLFVMATIAFLITFRLPKEEPEHARSD
- a CDS encoding 1,4-dihydroxy-6-naphthoate synthase, which codes for MQQIAFSPCPNDTFIFHALTHGLIAGAPDMDVTYADIDKTNYWAQDRTGPEIMKISFAALPYVVDDYQLIPCGGALGRGVGPLVLTRDETEDASFLKGKTVAVPSDRSTAYMLFRLWLSQKLPEGVGKIVILPFHEIMPAVRDGQVDAGLVIHEARFTYPEYGLHQLQDLGDWWEQDTGAPIPLGAIIARRGQVDPRQWTGWIRASVKYAFDNPDASAAYVMAHAQEMSEDVQKQHIDLYVNEFSLDLGDIGFKAVDSLLGRAAKEGLVPAFDLNKLRL
- the mqnB gene encoding futalosine hydrolase: MKKILIVTSVEKELEAVRLGLNGDPRFHTALCGVGPVQAAIRTTMELSEESGYDAVLNLGVAGGIPGKAKIGEVVLGSASVQADLGFEQADGSFERIETLGFTVSKRDADVALFRQIDESLSMDHHTGIIVTQSMVTGTKARLDETIQRVPDVFAEGMEGFAVLSAAEAAGLPSIEIRAISNPVGPRKRDEWRLDDALAALTTVAAHLKEMT
- a CDS encoding DUF3784 domain-containing protein, giving the protein MVMYQIISLLIAGLMFLFGYLILYKKRYSFVSGFSSRDKEEQQAMLDAGYMTVTGRGLIVSGAVLLFGFLAGLSGFMNINLFSWLLFVLVLFGTAYRGIAREPERTRKRNKIVMHVTVVFTLGVLGFAAVAGLSGHELQTGEEGFEITGLYGDQWGYADIQKVTLEDGMQEITLRTNGLSIAGNLKGRFRLDQDGPVLLFLDLSEAPFLRIELEDEIVWLNHEDTAVTEDWYDALRERISR
- a CDS encoding helix-turn-helix transcriptional regulator, producing the protein MTEATFNKSERLFYIMHHLSNHDTVTANDLADHCQTTKRTIYRDIQFLQTQGHEIQAQGREGYRLLIPNMQVKSKLTKDEWLSLTLYPLLSTGITSKEHPFHRSYRTGLEKVMRMATGETPNPAIAERIRLHARTEDAVQARIMPALIQAMSENLCVDVRYYAMHRSEWSERRLEPYYLVPREGHLYLVAYCRMRQGIRVFRLNRFEEAKVTDVGFAIPKAFSIDTFLKQRWSIMEEEDPFEIVVRFSPEAAKYVDEEEFYVETKKFNEEDGTLTLKVTVGSRQEFLRWVRSFGPDAEVLSPVSLRRELADEYSRMFRMYQGDEEKLW